A DNA window from Actinomadura coerulea contains the following coding sequences:
- a CDS encoding FUSC family protein — protein MPFAGRRYWDERAKLTLKAVLAAVTAWLVAKYVFGQSQPYFAPLAALLGVYPTVVRSVRESLAYGGGFVIGAALAIPVGLLVGPNIAGIALVVVLAMMASGWRRLGEQASQVPFTALFALLLGGREVVGYTLPRMVDVAVGLVVGLAVNAAVFPPLFLRRGEYAVREMRETLADALGTLADDVVEPAEWRSLWQERESRLVSVQEQARYAVEQGEASLRANPRAKLRGYRLRWRDVPGQWPAPELMTMLDHATAHSRSIAATLRRLADADEAVVPGDGFWREYAELLRALGALVLELPDVPDGAALAEAEKTQCEMERPFLGPRTDAPGLWDPRKELLRLSRLLLDDLRDHRP, from the coding sequence ATGCCTTTTGCGGGACGCCGGTACTGGGACGAGCGCGCGAAGCTGACGCTCAAGGCCGTCCTCGCGGCGGTCACGGCATGGCTGGTCGCGAAGTACGTGTTCGGCCAGTCGCAGCCGTACTTCGCTCCCCTGGCCGCACTGCTCGGGGTGTACCCGACCGTCGTGCGGTCCGTGCGGGAGAGCCTCGCCTACGGGGGCGGATTCGTGATCGGCGCGGCGCTCGCGATCCCCGTCGGGCTGCTCGTCGGCCCGAACATCGCCGGCATCGCCCTCGTCGTCGTCCTCGCCATGATGGCGTCGGGATGGCGGCGGCTCGGCGAGCAGGCGTCGCAGGTCCCGTTCACGGCGCTGTTCGCGCTGCTGCTGGGCGGGCGCGAGGTCGTCGGCTACACGCTGCCGCGCATGGTCGACGTCGCCGTCGGCCTCGTGGTCGGCCTCGCCGTGAACGCGGCCGTCTTCCCGCCGCTGTTCCTGCGGCGCGGCGAGTACGCGGTCCGGGAGATGCGCGAGACCCTCGCGGACGCCCTCGGGACGCTCGCCGACGACGTCGTCGAGCCGGCCGAGTGGAGGTCGCTGTGGCAGGAGCGCGAGTCCCGGCTGGTGAGCGTCCAGGAGCAGGCGCGGTACGCGGTCGAGCAGGGCGAGGCGAGCCTGCGCGCCAACCCGCGCGCGAAGCTGCGCGGCTACCGGCTGCGCTGGCGGGACGTCCCCGGGCAGTGGCCGGCGCCGGAGCTGATGACGATGCTCGACCACGCGACGGCCCACAGCCGGTCGATCGCGGCGACGCTGCGCCGGCTCGCGGACGCCGACGAGGCGGTGGTGCCGGGAGACGGGTTCTGGCGGGAGTACGCGGAGCTCCTCCGCGCTCTCGGCGCCCTCGTCCTGGAACTGCCCGACGTGCCGGACGGCGCGGCGCTGGCGGAGGCCGAGAAGACGCAGTGCGAGATGGAGCGGCCCTTCCTCGGCCCGCGGACCGACGCCCCCGGGCTGTGGGACCCGCGCAAGGAGCTGCTGCGGCTCAGCCGCCTGCTGCTCGACGACCTGCGCGACCACCGCCCCTAG